From the genome of Salvia splendens isolate huo1 chromosome 7, SspV2, whole genome shotgun sequence:
TGCTTTGTAGAGATGTCAGTCCTGATGGCTTTCGCTTTTACATCAATTTCTTTCCGGAACTTAATCAAGAAGATATACATATGTAAGTTGAAAATGTGAAGTCACTTATCGTCTATGCTTTTTGCTTATGTTCAATACTCCCTCCGACCATATCAATAGTTTTGGTAGTGGACGACTcgtgttttaatgcaaaattggtaaaataggaGACAGAgagattgaagtattgttaatgaAGAATTAGCCCCACTTCATTAGAGGGAGAACCTTACCAAAAAAAGTGActaatttttatggatgacCCAAAAGGGGGAAAAACGTGACTATTGGTTGTGGAAATAGCGAGTATTTGCAGAATAACATTCATGTTCTATTATGTTAGATAGTATTACTATGAGCCATCCCAAGAGTAGAACTATCATAGCCCATTTTCGAGTGGATTTTGCATATTTCGTAATCACTGCTCGAGTTTAGATTTGTTTAACAAAGAAGTTTCTTTGATCTCTTATTGCGCTGACATTTATGTCGTTTAACACTTGCCTACATAACATGCCCTTCACAAGCCCATGCCTTCTAGCTTTTGTGATTGAAATGTTAATGTGTGGTTTGTTTGTGGACATACAAAAAGGTATATAGATGCCTTAAAGCAATATATTTAATTAGTGCAGGTGATTTGTAAGTTTACAAATATAGATGAGTTGGGTCGTTTAAGTCGGCTTCTATACCGAACCATTGGGACAATGTACTACAAGAATTATGGCGACTGAGGCTTTTCTATGATAAATATGGCTTTACTTTTAGTTGCAGGACACTCTGCAAGGACCATCTATCAAAACaacataatattaaatttataggCTTGTGTTTGCTGAGCACTATCATGAACAAGAAGATCGGGTGCATAAACCTCAAAAGACACCAAATCCACCATCTTGCCTTCACAGCATACTTTGACTTAGTGGATGGAACTACTCCGTAATTAGTAAAGCAACTACACATTGATCAGCGTTCTTTGGAAGCATATTTCTTGTGACACTGTGACAGTGATTTCgttaaattttgaaatacatCTGTGTGCATACCTTAAATGTTAAATGGCACTTAACATCATGAATTTGGCTTTTATGATATATACAGTCGATGGGTGTTAGTATTTGACAACACTTACTTCTTTCCTTTTCTATTTCATAATCTGTGACAGTGATTTCAGACTCTTGTTTTGAATCTTTTCAGTGTGCAGTTGCCCTCCAGTAGTCCctattttttattgtaaaagTAATCCCCAAATTAATTGTTCTCCTTTTCTGCTCTGGCCGCAGGGTTAAAGATCACAGTAGATATAGCACATGGACAAGGGCAGTTTTATCCAGGCAAGCATCACTCATGCAGTGTACAATATGTTTGCACTCGTTTCATCTGAGAGGGATAAGCAGAATTTTGATGCCATGTCTCCAATGAAATTCTATTGCAGGTAACATTGTCCTCCCGTTAGAGGGCGGCAAAGCATGTCCGGCGAAGCAGTTGATGAAATGGTGCTATTGATCTCCCCGTCGTCAAGAGAAACAAACTTGACAGCATGATAGTGGAAGTGCATTCGAATATTCTCAGACCCCCAAACCCTGAAGTATTTGAATTAATCACATTTGTCTGTATCTGATTCTAGTTTAACTGATATGAAAGGTAAAGGGGAGGAGGGCGCTTTGATGATCCTCAAATGTATGAAACTCTTTCATATGCACTTGGTAGATTTTCTGAGTTTCATGTTTCTTTTTCTCTGAATTTTGGTTGCTATCCATCAAGAACTAAAAATGGGGTGAAAATTGTTTCACAACATGGGGTCTATTAGTTGCAGGATGCGATAATTTGACAGACTATACTTATTTGTATTGATGATAGTATATAACAATATTATTTGCAAAATCTGCTTAATGTATTTTACTATTATATCTTTAATTTCACAAATGCCGAATGTTTTCATTGTCATGTTCCCCGTAGAATTTTTCAGCCGCAAATAATAAGTGAAAATATGCATAAATGCTCTTACGGATAATAACAATTAAGCAGCAAAAATTTGGTACCAAATACTACTTTATTAGTGTAGCAAAAATAATCGAAGTTGATTTTTTGGGCATTCAAACATGGTCCAATCTTCACTTAAGGGTTAAGAATACTGTTGATTTATGCATTGTGAATTTGATGTTATGAATTCACTTACATGAAGTTCTAGAAACACTAGACACATTTTTTGTTCAATGGTTATTCTCTCTGTTCCAcattaatagagtcatttcttttttaaaacttttcagTAGTCATTGAGTTCTCATATTgttgaatatatatatttaatctgTTCAACAATTTAATCTTAATTAAACAGTCCAACGAAAAGCATTAAACAGTAATGGTAACGGAGTATATAAAAAAGCATCAACATAAAAGAAGACTATGGTTACAAAAACGCTTCTCTGATCGAATCATGAAATTTCTCTTCTGACAAATGAAAGAAATGCTgtgacaaaataaataaaagcttGAGAAACATGTGGCCAAAGAATACAGTGTAATTGTAATTATCATATGGATCTCTGATATAAAGCCTATCCTTGGATTAGTCCATGATCCAAGCATGGCTTGTTGTGGCTTTGGTCAACTCTGTATATGCAAAGGTTATCGCAGTAGATTGATTCCAATGGGGTAATAGCAGATCACTCTTGAGGTTTCAAGGAATGCCTCACACACACTAGATCATCTAGTTTATTACCATCCATTTTATACATAGACACCCTCTCCATTTGTGTGTACTGATCTCTTGCAGCTTTCCTTAATTTCTTGTACGGCATCACCTCCCACTTGTTGTAATTGGAATTCTTCCTCACATTGCTCATATCTGGCGATCCAGATACTGGTCCGCTGCCATATGCCCCAGAATTGCCCCACACTTTACAATTACGAAATTGTCCCATGTTGTTGCTTTGGTCATCTTGACTCTTCTTCAAGCGTACAGCAGCGGAGTGAGCTATACTTATTGCTGCTCGACTTGGTATGTCAGACCAGTCTTGCTTCCTTTCAGCTCTCATAGGAGAATGGATCCTAATGACCTGGTAGGCTTTCATATCATGATAAGCACATAAACTGAACTAGACAAGAGACATTACagcaaaagcaaaaaaaaaagttatactTACACCAAGGCATTCCAGAAGCTGGTAATAAGCTCTTCCTTGAAGTGGATTGTGCCCTTTCCTTGGTGTTGAGAAGTACCGTGTCCTGAATCATTGCACAAGTTTAAGGCTTAAAAGCACACCACAAAATTAAGAGAGTTTTTGGACTAACCACTCAGTATATCCAGGATCAACTGTGAAACCGTATATGTCAACAATGTCGCACATGGAAAGTGCAAGTTCTATTGATTTCATTCCAGTCCCCTTTGCTCCCCTACGAAGAACAATACCTTGGAATAGGTAAACTGGATTTGGGATTTTCTGCATTGATTGGAAGAGAATATACAGTAAATCTCAATTCAGGGGAACATATAAAGATCACCAACCTCACCCATCATATAAGCCCGTAAGTATGTCAAGGAATTAAAGTTCATAATCATCCATCGAAACTTTTTGAACAGTTAACAATTTTCGAATGCACCTACCTTTATCATATCATTGATACTTTTGTGGGTAAGACTTTTGATAATCAGCACTTCATCATCTGTCacagaaaatattatttcatttatcATTAAACAGGATCTATGCCCAATGATGCTGAAAACAAGCTAGCATAAGCAATTATGTTATTTGTTCAGAAGTGGCCTCAAATATCAACCAATTAAGTTCAAATTCCTGGCTCCAGGTCATGTGGGCTTTGCTAAACATTACTGGAATAACATACCAAAATAGAGTGCAGGAGGATAACCAGAAAGACAAAAAGAACACAAAATGAACTATATGGGGTACTGGAGTGACAGTAACCCAGCATTCAAACCATTTTTAATGCTATACGTTACCTGATCCATTTAGAATTGGAACCATGTTTCGTGCAGCACCTCTAACTACCAGGCGAAAATCTCTTTTCAAACCAACATATTTGGCATATTTCTGTTATAAGGGAAAAacaaatttgaataaaattacTGAAATCCCCATCCTGAATTGATGCTATGAAAATAATGATCAAATAGTTAGACAGGTAGCAAAACACATTTGATATAGCAAAGCAGATGGCAATCCATGCTTCACAATAAGTTAGACCCCAAGTATGTGCGACACAAAACCAGCTAGAGAGTAAACTCATTGACCTCATTAACAGGCGCCTCATTATCCCTTATCACTGCATCATGGCTGTCAATTTCCTCTCCAAATTCTGTCTTTAAGAGATCTCCTGAATTTCCAACAACAGCACAAGTTCGAAACTGGCGAGGGTGGAAGGGTGGCTTTGCTGGCAGAAGTACATTAAGATGTTCCTCACAGAGGGTCTTATTGTAGCATTTATCTGTTCCTCTACAATAGTAATGCAAAATGTGGGCAGAACAAAGATAAGTGAATGGTGAAGTAAAGTTGTCATACTCAATCAGCATAATATATGTAATATGAGGCTAACAGAAACTAGAAGAAGCAGCAAACATACAATTGTGCTATCCTCTTTGGAGCATACTCCACCCACCCATCAGGCCGAGCATCTAAATACTCCCTCGTCAACACTGTAGTCATATTGCGATACTGCATTTTAGATAACCAATGCTTGATTTAGGTGTCAGACCAAACAACAACAGCATAAGCTAAACTCACAAACAAGGATAAACTTGTAACCTGTTCCCACAACAGTATTGCCTCGCATACATCATATTTGTATTCCAAGGGCTCAAAGATCTTAAATTGTGCATTGTACTGCAAACAGATTGATAGAGCTATGAGTGAAATGCAGCTGGCATTATGATTTGATAAAAAATCAGGCAAAATAATAAAGACCAACCCAGGTGCTGTTAGTCCCTTCTGGAAACTTGAGAACCAGATTACAGTGATCTATAATTTGAGCAGTGAGTCCAAGGCCTCTGTTTGCCTACACGAATAAACCAATGCTAGTAAAAAACAGATCTTTGAAAACCTTGGAGAGCATCTGGTAGCATAAATAAAATCTGAATCTTCCTTTTTAAGTATATCTTCAACCCAAACTATGGAAAAGAGAAATAATAGGTAAGCAGTAGAGATCTAAGTGGGAGAAACAGCAACTTACGACGCATTGTTGGACGGTGGATTGGAAACCAGACAATATCCGAAGATCACGTCGGTTAATTTTAGGAATTCGCTGGTTTCCTGGAAAGAGATAAAAGCAGGTTGAGTAATGAGGCAAGTTACAAAGAAAGAGTAGAAGAAGGAGTGACGATACCTGCAGCGGGGAAGGAAGAGCGGAGGGCGAAaacgaagagagagagaatagcGGTGGCGGAGAGAAGATGTAGAATTGGCGGTCGCCTCACGGACGGCTTTCTGAGGCCTCTCATTTTCCGATAGATCGGAGGGATGCTCACTCAATTCTATTTTGAGAGCAGATCATTTATGTAGTGGATGAAGTCGGCGCGTGAGACATTTCGTCAAACAGGCTGGAGCGGAGGGAAGGGAGGCGGGTGCTTGAGGGAGCTGGGAGGCGGAGGCAGTGGCGGTGATCGGCGGAGTAAAATTGAAGGTGAAGAGTGAATTGGGATTTGCGGACTGGATTCTGTTTTCAAAATTATTAGGAGTATGTTTTTTAATTTACAGTTGCagcaattttttatttacaaaattatagTCGAAGTTCCAGTACTACCAATCCAACTAAATGAATTTGTCTAATATGTGCCCACAAAACTAACatctaaatatttaattttttgatgATTAAAGGGATATTAGTCTTTAACATTTTAGTTGAATTATATTGTACTATTTTCCATGAACTTtaatattgatataaaatatcacaaattttatagtatttcGTTTGTTATTTTTCAACCAaactcaaataagatatttttggTAAAATTTATTCGATGTTGGCAACCTAGAAGCGTTGGCAAACATTTATTCGACGCTGGCAACCTAGAAGCATTTATGATATTCGATACACATATGGtcaagcaaaaaaaaattagtggaatgtggatctcatttttatatataagttgtataataaaatatgagtgtaatgagttagtggaatgcgtGGTCTCCTtactaaaaaaaagtgaaagtggGCATAAATGGAGGACATAGGGAGtacagttttttttaaataaaaaaatgtgacatcttgcAACTACACGCTAGTAGTGGAAATCGATCCTTGCCATTCTTGCAACTCTGCCCTTTCGGAATCAATTGTGGTTCCATGTAGGTACAAAgggtgacatctattatggaacAAAGTGAACATATTTGAGTTCGGGTTCAGATCAGACGATCTACGGTTGCTACCAAGAATTATCTTGTGCATAAGTCGCAAATCATCTTCGATTATTTAGAGAACTATTTAAtcctaattaattttaaatcgCTGGATTCATGATTTaagatttatattttattttcattaattaacTGCGTTTATTATATGCTCTGTGATATTGAGCATGAATGAATTAATCACATCACCTAAACAGATTTCGCTctctaaatttattttatttgctaGTTTTCTATTGCAAACCATGTCAGTCACTCAAACTGCTCTAGAGCAATAATTCAGTTTTTGGAAATATGAGAATAGATTgatcaaaatttaaatataaatataaatattataatcagtatattttaatttatttggcattttgactaattttaattttaaattaactgATATTAATAAATATCGTCgacgaaaaaaatgaaatttaaacgtaaaaaaattagaaaagcTTTTCAGCTGATCAGAAGAAAGCTATGGAGTAGAAGTAGTAATTTGCAAAAGGAATGGAGGATTTTGTGAAGAAGGTGTCCATATCAGAACCAGAGACCGCCACCAAACCCATAAATATGGAGACTCAAGCTGAAGAGAAACAGGAAAAAGGCTCAAAAATCAACACCACCAATGAAGCAATTCTAGGGTTGCTCCGCAGATTCCTCTCTGTTCAGCAGCGCCGCGCCCTCGCTTATGCCCGCCTCAAACGGTATTCTTCCTCTCTCCCCAATTTCTCCTCGATTGCACGCAGTTTGTGTCCTCGCAAATGGTATACTATACATCTCTGGGGCTGGATGAGTCGTTATGTGTCTCAGAAAAAATTGAGCTCGTATTCTTTCCAATTTCTGGTTCTGTATTGTTATAGAGTCCGGAACTTTCCTGATTATAGTGTGGATCAGCAATGAATATGCTTTGGTTTGCTCCGGTTGTTTATGGCATTTCGATTTCGCCTCAATTTCTTTCTTTTGTACGCAGGGGTTTTGAAGATTATAGGGCCTCAGGAGGTGAATTAGCTTTTCAGCAGCTTTGCAGTGAGATTACTCTCGAGTTTAATGATTATTCAAAGCAGGTTAGTCTATCTGAATCATGACACTATTGAAAGTGATCATGATTCTTAGGTTAATACTGGGAATAATAATTTCAGGCAATGGTGGAAGACAATCTAGATGTCCTTGATTCAGttttaaaacaaatataatAAGTAGTTCAGGACCATGGTGCATTAGGTGGTGTATGAATGTTTTCGGTGCTTTTGATTATCTTGGTTTCTTCAATTGCCTGCTGCATTTTCTTTTGTGAAACGTGTGTTGTGATGAAGGTGCTTGAAATGGAATCGATATTCGCAAGTCCTGCTTATTGCCGAGAGGATCTGGCTGGCTTGCTGAGATCAGTTCAAGTCaaagaaaaggagaaattgAATTTAGTATGCCATCCTCTTTTCAATTGCCTTATTATTTCTCTGGCAATCTTGGGATATTTCTGAATTACTTGCATATTTCCACAGTCTGTTATGAATTATGATGGAAACATTATTTAGGAATTCACGGTTATGAACTTCCAGGACAAGTATAATGAGATTATTCCATTCTATGGTATGTGCATGCTCATAAATATCTAGGTTTTCTATGGAATTTATAAGAGGTATACATCCTTTTTAGTTGGATATTTCATACTCGTATTTATGACACTGGTGAACTCGTGCAGGTATTGTATACTTCGTTTGTATCTTGTACCTTTTATAAGAATCACTGGAAAGTTCATTTATTTTAGTCCAAATTCCAATGTTATTTCAACTATGAAGAAAATTGTTGTAACTATTAGTGACCAGATTTGTCTTTAGGTGCATTATAACAGCACTGAGTGCCTTTAGCAAAAATAACGAtaatcattttaaattttttggagGGGGTGGGGAGATATTTGATAAAAATGGTGATCATTAACTTCATTATTTTAGACCATGTCATGGGAGTGCCATCTACCCATCCCAGGCCTTGCCTAGGTCTAACTCCCAGTATGGCGCCCATGCACCTTTTAGAACAGTTGGGAAGCATAATGAGCAGTTCCATTTTGCAGCAAGAGACAGATTGGATATTTTCTTGAAAGTGTCTGACAAATTTATTTATGCTAGAAATGAGATCATTGACTGCGTGGTGGAAATAATTCCGAAAAGAAAAGTTTTTACACCTAATAGATACTAGAACTCGTAAGCTAAAAAAAAAGCTTGTATCACTAGATGCATTGTGTTCTTTCATCTTTCAATTACTTTCTAGAaccctcaattttttttatgcatccttttaagaaattaaatgtTAAAATTATTGGTAAATAGAAGTGCttgaaatgaaaaatgtttGACCGGGAATTTTGGTTGACATTACTATCTGCACAGCATGCAAAAGAATGCACCTCTTAGCCTTAAATTGATATgatagaagaaaagaaaaatagaatctTAATTAACAAAGGTTGTAGCTTTGTTTTGTTCCATGTTTCTGTAGTTCTTCATACTTTTGTTAGTATTTATTTGCTCAAAAGTCTATTGTGGTTGAGTATCCCTTGATGGTATATCTATGTAGACCATATCTTATACTTGTTCTGTTTCATTTTTTGTCCTCCTTTTCTCTCAGACAGCTACAATTCAAGTGCTGAAGAAGGCTGGTCGGCCCTCAGAACGCTTGGTAAGCCATGAGAATTGCAGATTTACTCAGTCGACAGGACACGAATGCATGCACATCCAGCAAATAACTGAGGAATCTGGAACCGAAGAAGCTGAGGCTGATTCTGAATACGATAATGCCCTCAAGGAAGCTGTTCAAGGCATGCAAGACGCAGTCACTTCTATAAACGAATACTTGGAAGAGGTCAGGTATGAGATTGCAGCACTTGAAGACGAATAACACTCTTTCTTTTGATGGTGTAAGTGTAGTCACGCAGAATTCTTTTCCTGGGGACTTCGATAGTTGAAAGCTGCCTTAATGATCCTAATCCATCAGTGATCATCTcagtttaattatttaaattattggtAGAAGGTTAGAACTTGGAAGAATATTGAATATACACAATTCGATGCATGCAGATGGGAGTATAACTATTAGATGATTTTGGTCTTGGAATATCAACTTTTGTCTGGAATATCAATAGTGTGTAACTGTTTAAAAATGTCTATCCATCTTTATAGAAATGCATATGTGCAGTGAATAGTTGATATTAAATTCCAGAAGTCACGTACAAATATCAACCAATTCCAGATAGTCGTATGTCTTAAATCCTTTGGCATCAGTACTCTATTTCACTGCAGTTGGTTGGTTCGAGTATCTCTCAACATGGTTATAATAGTCTTCTCACGACCCCAAACTAAAAGTCGCATACAAATGAATTACTAGCATGCCTTTGTCGGTAATCAGAAGGGATCACCTAATACATTTACATACTACATTTTATAATACAGTACTAAATATTTGACAAGTGTATCCCATTTTATGGTAAAAAAGTTATTCCTACCATATTTAATCAAAGTAGTTTTGTTATTTCATGCACTTTTGcttattatatttaatcaaaGAAGTTACGTAACTGttgttaaaaatatttaataagtcaaattttatttacttcacaatatttatataaaaagattaaatttttatgtatgccaaaaaatttaaaaaattatttattattatttattttctaat
Proteins encoded in this window:
- the LOC121742682 gene encoding uncharacterized protein LOC121742682 isoform X1 is translated as MEDFVKKVSISEPETATKPINMETQAEEKQEKGSKINTTNEAILGLLRRFLSVQQRRALAYARLKRGFEDYRASGGELAFQQLCSEITLEFNDYSKQVLEMESIFASPAYCREDLAGLLRSVQVKEKEKLNLTATIQVLKKAGRPSERLVSHENCRFTQSTGHECMHIQQITEESGTEEAEADSEYDNALKEAVQGMQDAVTSINEYLEEVRYEIAALEDE
- the LOC121742254 gene encoding sialyltransferase-like protein 1: MRGLRKPSVRRPPILHLLSATAILSLFVFALRSSFPAAGNQRIPKINRRDLRILSGFQSTVQQCVANRGLGLTAQIIDHCNLVLKFPEGTNSTWYNAQFKIFEPLEYKYDVCEAILLWEQYRNMTTVLTREYLDARPDGWVEYAPKRIAQLGTDKCYNKTLCEEHLNVLLPAKPPFHPRQFRTCAVVGNSGDLLKTEFGEEIDSHDAVIRDNEAPVNEKYAKYVGLKRDFRLVVRGAARNMVPILNGSDDEVLIIKSLTHKSINDMIKKIPNPVYLFQGIVLRRGAKGTGMKSIELALSMCDIVDIYGFTVDPGYTEWTRYFSTPRKGHNPLQGRAYYQLLECLGVIRIHSPMRAERKQDWSDIPSRAAISIAHSAAVRLKKSQDDQSNNMGQFRNCKVWGNSGAYGSGPVSGSPDMSNVRKNSNYNKWEVMPYKKLRKAARDQYTQMERVSMYKMDGNKLDDLVCVRHSLKPQE
- the LOC121742682 gene encoding uncharacterized protein LOC121742682 isoform X2; this encodes MEDFVKKVSISEPETATKPINMETQAEEKQEKGSKINTTNEAILGLLRRFLSVQQRRALAYARLKRGFEDYRASGGELAFQQLCSEITLEFNDYSKQTATIQVLKKAGRPSERLVSHENCRFTQSTGHECMHIQQITEESGTEEAEADSEYDNALKEAVQGMQDAVTSINEYLEEVRYEIAALEDE